Proteins from a single region of Ensifer adhaerens:
- the recR gene encoding recombination mediator RecR yields the protein MAKRVTGPEIEKLIQLLAKVPGLGPRSARRAALHLVKKKDQLLGPLADAMGEAHRKVRICSCCGNVDTIDPCTVCSDERRDQSVIIVVEDVSDLWALERAGAMNAAYHVLGGTLSPLDGVGPDDLNIKGLVQRVANGGVRELIIAVNATVEGQTTAHYITDQLEGMEVKITRLAHGVPVGGELDYLDEGTLAAALRARTSI from the coding sequence ATGGCAAAACGAGTCACCGGCCCCGAAATCGAAAAACTCATCCAGCTCCTGGCAAAGGTCCCGGGGCTCGGGCCGCGTTCGGCACGCCGCGCCGCCCTCCATCTCGTCAAGAAGAAGGACCAGTTGCTGGGGCCGCTCGCCGATGCGATGGGAGAGGCGCACCGCAAGGTCCGGATCTGCTCCTGCTGCGGCAATGTCGATACGATCGATCCCTGCACCGTATGTTCCGACGAACGTCGCGACCAGTCGGTGATCATCGTCGTTGAGGACGTCTCCGACCTCTGGGCGCTGGAGCGCGCCGGGGCGATGAACGCGGCTTACCATGTGCTCGGCGGCACGCTTTCGCCGCTCGACGGCGTCGGGCCAGATGACCTCAATATCAAGGGGCTCGTGCAGCGTGTCGCCAATGGCGGAGTGCGCGAGTTGATCATCGCCGTCAACGCCACCGTCGAGGGCCAGACCACCGCGCACTACATCACCGACCAGCTCGAGGGCATGGAGGTGAAGATCACCCGGCTTGCCCACGGCGTGCCTGTTGGTGGCGAACTCGACTATCTCGACGAAGGCACGCTGGCTGCCGCACTTCGCGCGCGCACGTCGATCTGA
- a CDS encoding patatin-like phospholipase family protein produces the protein MSDTPFRYAAPSDECDLIMKGGIASGVVFPRAITELATRYRFMHIGGTSAGAIAAVMTAAAEYRRQSAATADEKNAGFALIDTMPAELAANLPTFFQPSAETAPLFRIGMAMVRTPGSKVVAAALEALRVFHLALLLAALPGLALIVAGIAARDWALGLLGALVVLIGAIAMLIYQLYRAVAVVLPAHDFGLCSGLTQPGARKPAFTNWIAERIEALAGPVRPDGEARPLTIGDLDRYDITLRSVTTDLSSRRPYELPFGDRVHNYRKSEFERLFPPSIMSYLLKESKPRDIVGPDGVRDFYQLPPAKKLPVAIIARMSLSFPGLIRGVPLYRYDYSLRAAARRDPSTHIRCLFSDGGITSNFPIHLFDGLLPGRPTFGISLASYDPRRHGEDEDGSGGSRVHLPRRTAEGKATPVHPVEGLFAFVAAILDTARNWQDTLQCQLHGYSERIVEVRLDDAKEGGLNLDMDGETVKFLSTLGGKAGDVVLKNFDFNEHRWRRAMTMLPTLSESLRKLSNRYMEPATERRIDYPAILTQYDPTGLVGVTKADRMALNALAQKLAAIGAELDRRPIPPASSQKVDLRITASMDTNPRGANPPRLDTPPAPDQ, from the coding sequence ATGAGCGATACGCCTTTCCGCTACGCAGCCCCCAGCGATGAATGCGATCTGATCATGAAAGGCGGCATCGCCTCAGGAGTCGTCTTCCCGCGCGCCATCACCGAACTCGCAACGCGCTACCGCTTCATGCATATCGGTGGCACATCGGCCGGGGCAATCGCCGCCGTCATGACAGCGGCCGCCGAATACCGACGCCAGAGTGCCGCAACGGCGGACGAAAAAAACGCCGGCTTCGCGCTGATCGATACGATGCCGGCAGAGCTGGCCGCCAATCTTCCGACCTTCTTCCAGCCATCGGCGGAAACAGCGCCGCTCTTTCGCATCGGGATGGCGATGGTGCGAACGCCGGGAAGCAAGGTGGTGGCGGCGGCCCTTGAGGCCCTCCGGGTTTTTCACCTGGCGTTGCTTCTTGCCGCCCTCCCCGGCCTTGCGCTGATCGTCGCCGGCATTGCCGCGCGCGACTGGGCGCTTGGCCTCCTGGGGGCGCTCGTCGTCCTGATCGGCGCGATTGCCATGCTGATCTATCAGCTCTATCGCGCCGTTGCGGTGGTGCTGCCGGCCCACGACTTTGGCCTATGCAGCGGCCTGACCCAGCCGGGCGCGAGGAAACCGGCCTTCACCAACTGGATCGCGGAGCGGATCGAAGCGCTTGCCGGGCCGGTTCGCCCCGACGGAGAAGCGCGGCCTTTGACGATCGGCGATCTCGATCGCTACGATATCACACTGAGGAGCGTCACCACCGATCTCTCTTCGCGGCGGCCTTACGAACTGCCCTTTGGCGACCGGGTGCACAATTACCGCAAGTCGGAATTCGAGAGGCTGTTTCCGCCGTCGATCATGAGCTACCTCCTGAAGGAGAGCAAACCTCGCGACATCGTGGGGCCGGACGGCGTACGGGACTTCTACCAGCTGCCGCCGGCAAAGAAGCTGCCGGTGGCGATCATCGCCCGCATGAGTCTGAGCTTCCCCGGTTTGATCCGCGGCGTTCCACTCTATCGCTACGACTATTCCCTGCGCGCGGCGGCGCGGCGCGACCCCTCGACCCACATCCGCTGCCTGTTTTCCGATGGCGGCATCACCAGCAATTTCCCGATCCATCTGTTCGACGGACTGCTGCCCGGTCGCCCGACCTTCGGTATTTCGCTGGCGAGTTATGATCCGAGACGTCATGGAGAGGATGAGGATGGATCGGGTGGCAGCCGCGTGCACCTGCCGCGCCGCACCGCCGAAGGCAAAGCGACGCCGGTCCATCCGGTCGAGGGACTTTTCGCCTTCGTTGCGGCGATCCTCGATACCGCCCGCAACTGGCAGGACACGCTGCAATGCCAGTTGCATGGCTACAGCGAACGTATCGTCGAAGTCAGGCTCGATGACGCCAAGGAAGGCGGGCTCAATCTCGACATGGATGGGGAAACCGTGAAGTTCCTCAGCACCCTCGGCGGCAAGGCCGGCGACGTCGTGCTCAAGAATTTCGATTTCAACGAACATCGATGGCGTCGAGCGATGACGATGCTGCCGACACTTTCAGAGTCGCTGCGCAAGCTGTCCAATCGCTACATGGAACCGGCGACTGAGCGCCGGATCGACTATCCGGCGATCCTCACGCAATACGATCCGACCGGCCTCGTCGGCGTTACAAAGGCTGATCGTATGGCGCTGAACGCGCTTGCCCAGAAGCTCGCAGCCATAGGCGCCGAACTCGATCGGCGCCCCATTCCTCCAGCGTCCAGCCAGAAGGTGGATCTCAGGATCACCGCCAGCATGGATACCAATCCGCGCGGGGCGAACCCGCCGCGGCTGGACACGCCACCGGCGCCCGATCAATAG
- a CDS encoding YbaB/EbfC family nucleoid-associated protein, translated as MRDIMGMMGKVKEMQAKMEKMQAEIAALEVDGSSGGGLVTVRLDGKGTLKSLKIDPSLFKEDDVEILEDLIVAAHKDAKDKAEAVQAEKTRELTAGLPIPPGMKLPF; from the coding sequence ATGCGCGACATCATGGGGATGATGGGCAAGGTCAAGGAAATGCAGGCCAAGATGGAGAAGATGCAGGCGGAGATCGCCGCACTCGAAGTCGACGGCTCTTCCGGCGGTGGTCTGGTGACCGTTCGCCTCGATGGCAAGGGCACCCTCAAGAGCCTGAAGATCGACCCCTCACTCTTCAAGGAAGATGACGTCGAGATTCTCGAGGACCTGATCGTTGCGGCTCACAAGGACGCCAAGGACAAGGCCGAAGCGGTCCAGGCGGAAAAGACCCGCGAACTGACCGCCGGCCTGCCGATCCCGCCCGGCATGAAGCTGCCGTTCTGA
- a CDS encoding LysE family translocator, protein MTLTSLLVFAGALLVAAGSPGPSVAALVARVLAKGARDVMPFLVALWIGEAIWLSFAVAGLAAIAESFHLLFLAIKWLGVGYLFYLAWKMWSVEPDISGDDLPQSRSAAKLFFAGITVTLGNPKVMMFYVALLPSIIDLGSVSVVGWVELVATMLVVLVVVDFGWVVMATKARTFLKSRRAVRIANRTSAATIAGAAVAIATR, encoded by the coding sequence ATGACGCTCACGTCCCTGCTTGTCTTTGCCGGTGCATTGCTGGTTGCTGCCGGTTCGCCAGGTCCAAGTGTCGCCGCACTGGTTGCCCGCGTGCTCGCGAAGGGCGCACGCGACGTCATGCCTTTCCTTGTGGCGCTCTGGATCGGCGAGGCCATCTGGCTCTCATTCGCCGTCGCCGGTCTTGCGGCGATTGCCGAAAGCTTTCATCTGCTCTTCCTCGCGATCAAATGGCTGGGCGTCGGCTACCTGTTCTATCTCGCCTGGAAGATGTGGTCGGTCGAGCCGGACATATCAGGTGATGACCTGCCGCAGTCGCGCTCGGCCGCAAAGCTCTTCTTCGCCGGCATCACCGTCACGCTCGGCAATCCCAAGGTGATGATGTTCTATGTCGCGCTGCTGCCGTCGATCATCGACCTCGGTTCGGTGAGCGTTGTCGGTTGGGTGGAGCTGGTCGCGACCATGCTGGTCGTGCTCGTGGTCGTCGATTTCGGCTGGGTGGTTATGGCCACCAAGGCCCGCACGTTCCTGAAGAGCCGCCGCGCCGTACGCATCGCCAACCGGACGAGTGCGGCGACGATCGCTGGTGCCGCCGTGGCGATCGCCACGCGGTAG
- a CDS encoding lytic murein transglycosylase, translated as MLRLLAFSTLLFCSWLGFAHAATKADVEAQFRTWLQNDLWPEAQKAGISAGSFKAAFAEVKLNWDLPDLAPPGFPKPKEQKQSQAEFSSPGSYFSEKRLQGLAATGRSLASTHASTLKKIERTYGVPGSVVVAIWGRESGFGRAKIPYPVVDVLATKAFMSTRPDLFRRELIAALHILDSGDVDEAAMRGSWAGAMGQPQFMPSSFLQYAVDFDGDGRRDIWNSVPDSLASIANYLVKKGWQRGRDWGFEVSIPEAVSCAQEGPDLAQPLSSWANKGITRISGKAFPSHELSASSMMLVPAGRHGPEFIVTPNFYVLKEYNNSDLYALFIGNLADRIATGGGAFRGSWGDVGNMLRSDVLAMQKALVAKGYDVGKVDGLPGYKTRRSLGDWQAKSGLAATCFPDASLKAKLR; from the coding sequence ATGCTGAGACTTCTGGCATTTTCGACCTTGCTGTTCTGCAGTTGGCTGGGATTTGCCCATGCCGCGACCAAGGCGGATGTGGAGGCACAATTCCGCACCTGGCTACAGAACGATCTCTGGCCGGAAGCGCAGAAGGCTGGCATTTCTGCCGGTTCGTTCAAGGCAGCTTTCGCAGAGGTGAAGCTCAACTGGGACCTGCCGGACCTGGCGCCTCCCGGTTTCCCGAAGCCGAAAGAACAGAAGCAGAGCCAGGCGGAGTTCTCCTCGCCCGGCAGCTATTTCTCGGAGAAACGCCTTCAGGGGTTGGCGGCGACCGGTCGCAGCCTTGCCTCCACCCATGCGTCGACCCTGAAGAAGATCGAGCGCACCTATGGCGTTCCCGGTTCGGTTGTCGTGGCGATCTGGGGGCGTGAATCCGGCTTCGGCCGTGCCAAGATCCCCTATCCGGTCGTTGATGTGCTGGCGACCAAGGCCTTCATGTCGACGCGGCCCGACCTTTTCCGGCGCGAACTGATCGCGGCGTTGCACATTCTCGACAGCGGTGATGTCGACGAGGCGGCGATGCGCGGCTCCTGGGCCGGCGCCATGGGCCAGCCGCAGTTCATGCCGTCGAGCTTCCTGCAATACGCCGTCGATTTCGACGGTGACGGTCGCCGCGACATCTGGAATTCGGTGCCGGATAGCCTGGCCTCGATCGCCAACTATCTCGTCAAGAAGGGCTGGCAACGTGGTCGCGACTGGGGCTTCGAGGTGTCGATCCCCGAAGCGGTCTCCTGCGCCCAGGAAGGGCCGGATCTCGCCCAACCTCTGTCGAGCTGGGCGAACAAGGGCATCACGCGGATTTCCGGCAAGGCCTTCCCGTCGCACGAACTGTCGGCGTCCTCGATGATGCTGGTGCCGGCCGGCCGGCACGGGCCGGAATTCATCGTCACGCCGAACTTCTATGTGCTCAAGGAATACAACAACTCTGACCTCTACGCCCTCTTCATCGGCAATCTCGCCGATCGCATTGCCACCGGTGGCGGCGCCTTCCGCGGGAGCTGGGGCGATGTCGGCAACATGCTGCGCTCCGATGTTCTTGCCATGCAGAAGGCGCTCGTCGCCAAGGGCTACGATGTCGGCAAGGTCGATGGCCTCCCCGGCTACAAGACACGCCGCTCGCTCGGCGACTGGCAGGCAAAGAGTGGCCTTGCCGCGACCTGCTTCCCCGATGCCTCCTTGAAGGCGAAGTTGCGCTAA
- a CDS encoding DNA polymerase III subunit gamma/tau, which produces MSDDTSISSVEKPAAYRVLARKYRPKDFSDLMVGQEPMVRTLTNAFDTGRIAQAYMLTGVRGVGKTTTARILARALNYKTPEIDRPTIDLRVPGEHCQAIMDGRHVDVIEMDAASHTGIDDIREIIEQVRYRPVSARYKVYIIDEVHMLSNQAFNGLLKTLEEPPEHVKFIFATTEIRKVPITVLSRCQRFDLRRISASDLVGLFSTILGKEGVSFDPEALAMVARAAEGSARDGLSLLDQAIAHGGGAVEVETVRSMLGLADRARIVDLFDHVVKGDVAAALQEFTAQYEAGANPTVVLTDLADFTHLVTRMKYVPEAINDQSLSEIERTRGAVFAETVAVTALSRIWQMLLKGIPEAESSSRPAGAAEMVLIRLAHAAHLPAPEEAARRVLELAGGEGGGARPGPIGGNGGGAQASASGSISAQATQVMPVQRPTSNGATMLRAVPDAAPQAVTVGRIEERPSVAPAAKPQPSVPVNSIADIAELCAKNRDIKLKTLVRGFLRLVHIEPGRLDVNVSDDAPKTLLGEVAVKLKEWTGIHWIVSYSREAGEPTLIEAEQRAQEQRVNDARQDPDVAAILARFPGAKITDVRIRAVEEETESVAPATAESADGDIVPGDDIE; this is translated from the coding sequence ATGAGCGACGACACGTCCATTTCATCCGTTGAGAAACCAGCCGCCTACCGTGTTCTGGCGCGCAAGTATCGCCCCAAGGACTTCTCCGACCTGATGGTCGGCCAGGAGCCGATGGTACGCACGCTCACCAACGCTTTTGATACTGGGCGCATTGCGCAGGCCTATATGCTGACCGGGGTGCGAGGCGTCGGCAAGACCACCACCGCCCGCATCCTTGCCCGCGCGCTGAACTACAAGACACCTGAGATCGACAGGCCGACGATCGACCTGCGTGTGCCGGGCGAGCATTGCCAGGCGATCATGGATGGCCGCCATGTCGACGTCATCGAAATGGACGCCGCCTCGCATACCGGTATCGATGACATCAGAGAGATCATCGAGCAGGTCCGCTACCGTCCCGTATCGGCGCGCTACAAAGTCTACATCATCGACGAAGTGCACATGCTCTCGAACCAGGCCTTCAACGGCCTGTTGAAGACGCTCGAAGAGCCGCCGGAGCATGTGAAGTTCATCTTCGCGACAACAGAAATCCGCAAGGTTCCGATCACGGTTCTGTCGCGCTGCCAGCGCTTCGATCTGCGTCGCATCAGCGCCTCTGATCTCGTTGGCCTGTTTTCGACGATCCTCGGCAAGGAAGGCGTTTCCTTCGATCCGGAGGCGCTTGCGATGGTCGCCCGTGCTGCCGAAGGCTCGGCGCGCGACGGCCTGTCGCTGCTCGACCAGGCGATTGCCCACGGCGGCGGCGCGGTCGAGGTCGAGACCGTGCGCTCGATGCTCGGCCTTGCAGACCGCGCCCGCATCGTCGATCTCTTTGACCATGTCGTCAAAGGCGACGTCGCGGCAGCACTCCAGGAATTTACCGCGCAATACGAGGCCGGCGCCAATCCGACGGTTGTTCTGACCGACCTTGCCGATTTCACCCATCTTGTCACCCGCATGAAATATGTGCCGGAGGCGATCAACGATCAATCGCTGAGCGAGATCGAGCGCACCCGCGGTGCCGTCTTCGCCGAAACGGTTGCGGTCACGGCGCTGTCGCGCATCTGGCAAATGCTGCTCAAGGGCATCCCGGAAGCCGAAAGTTCGTCGCGTCCGGCAGGCGCTGCCGAAATGGTGCTGATCCGGCTGGCGCATGCCGCGCATCTGCCGGCGCCGGAAGAGGCTGCGCGGCGCGTGCTTGAGCTTGCCGGCGGTGAAGGCGGGGGCGCCCGCCCGGGCCCGATCGGCGGCAATGGCGGCGGCGCGCAGGCTTCCGCTTCAGGTTCGATTTCAGCGCAGGCCACCCAGGTGATGCCGGTGCAGCGCCCGACGAGCAATGGCGCGACCATGTTGCGCGCCGTACCGGATGCAGCACCCCAGGCGGTCACAGTTGGTCGTATCGAGGAGCGGCCCTCCGTAGCCCCGGCCGCCAAGCCGCAGCCGTCGGTGCCGGTCAACTCGATCGCAGACATTGCCGAACTTTGCGCCAAGAACCGCGACATCAAGCTGAAGACGCTGGTGCGGGGCTTCCTGCGCCTCGTGCATATCGAACCCGGCCGTCTCGACGTCAACGTGTCCGACGACGCACCGAAGACACTGCTCGGCGAGGTGGCGGTCAAGCTCAAGGAATGGACCGGCATCCATTGGATCGTCAGCTACAGCCGCGAGGCCGGCGAGCCGACGCTGATCGAGGCCGAACAGCGGGCGCAGGAACAGCGCGTCAACGACGCACGCCAGGACCCGGACGTTGCCGCCATTCTCGCCCGATTCCCGGGTGCGAAGATCACCGACGTGCGCATTCGCGCCGTCGAGGAAGAGACCGAGAGCGTTGCTCCGGCCACAGCCGAATCCGCCGATGGCGATATCGTCCCTGGCGACGACATCGAATAG